A region from the Triticum aestivum cultivar Chinese Spring chromosome 3D, IWGSC CS RefSeq v2.1, whole genome shotgun sequence genome encodes:
- the LOC123078072 gene encoding mediator-associated protein 2, whose protein sequence is MVKGAVRYEPGPAFQESGEQGKLEIPASGSTEFWLIQWPLNHVNASDFNGQEVSLNKHHDDGNLGNLESSSGKSYELVSFAAQQPDATVFIPSGSEMKAVGKISRRVCLVRYPEPEELEKEKPSFGSLTPGSRRSAGSSRKTMSRFSGFSKNRSSQGSALSLGQENRSSQGSALSQGQQSAEPMPKHKQKRRDESSLGRHSNVAAKSSEGSQARGAGSNTTSEMLQTPVEKSKKKKRVRIEE, encoded by the exons ATGGTGAAAGGCGCAGTCCG CTATGAGCCTGGACCGGCGTTTCAGGagagtggagagcagggcaagctTGAAATACCAGCATCTGGCTCCACAGAATTTTGGCTAATACAGTGGCCTCTAAACCAT GTAAATGCTTCTGATTTTAATGGTCAAGAAGTTTCTCTTAATAAGCATCATGACGATGGAAACTTGGGAAATTTGGAGAGTTCTTCGG GGAAATCATATGAACTCGTTAGCTTTGCTGCTCAACAGCCAGATGCTACTGTCTTCATTCCATCAGGATCTGAAATGAAAGCTG TGGGGAAGATTTCACGCAGAGTTTGCTTGGTTCGTTACCCTGAACCTGAAGAATTGGAGAAAGAGAAACCAAGTTTTGGGAGTCTTACACCTGGCAGTAGGAGATCTGCAG GTTCTTCTCGGAAGACTATGTCTCGGTTCAGTGGCTTCTCGAAGAACCGTAGCAGCCAAGGATCAGCATTGTCCCTGGGTCAAGAGAACCGTAGCAGCCAAGGATCGGCATTGTCCCAGGGTCAACAGAGCGCGGAGCCGATGCCCAAACACAAGCAGAAGAGAAGGGACGAAAGCAGCTTGGGGCGCCACTCAAACGTGGCCGCCAAGTCCTCGGAAGGATCCCAGGCTCGTGGCGCAGGAAGCAACACAACCTCTGAGATGCTGCAGACGCCCGTCGAgaaatccaagaagaagaagagagttaGGATTGAAGAGTAG